From the genome of Fibrobacter succinogenes:
CAAGTTGTTGTGGAAGCGGGTGAGGCCAGCTTCCTTGAGTTTGTCGAACTGTTCCTTGTTCAAGAGACCTGCCGAAAGGCAAATCGAAAGTTTCGTCTCTTTTTTCAGGCGACGGAGTGCTTCGCTAATTTGTTCTACATCGCGGTTCGAAAGCGTACGGCCCGATGTCACGATGGAGTAGCGCGGAATGCCAGCCGCTTCTTTCTTCTTGGCGTCGGCAACAATCTCGTCGGCGCTGAGCAACTTGTATTCGGGGGCGCCGGTGTGGTAGTAGCTGCTCTGGGCGCAGTACTTGCAGTTCTCGGAGCAGCGGCCGCTGCGGGCGTTCACGATGGAACAAAAATCAAAATCATCGCCGTGGAACTTTTCGCGAATTTCGTCGGCGGCTTTAGTGAGTTCGTCGAGGTCTTCACTTAAAAGTTGGATGGCGTCCTCGCGAGTCGTTTCATAACCTTCATTTAAAACTTTGTTTTTCAGTTCTTGAACGAAAGACATTTCTCACTCCATTTTGAGACTTTTTTCGTGCCCAAATATAGAATTATCTCTTTTTAATGAGGGAAAGGGTGCTAATCATTACGATGGACGACGATTCCCTGAATTAGGAAAAGTTCCGAGAGTTTGTTTGTCTATATTTGTTGCGCTTACTTGGAGAATTTTTATGACTTTGAAAAAATTTTTGACGATTGGTTTTGTGGCTGCGGTTCTGGTGGCTTGCGGCGATGACAGCAGCTCTGCGACTGATTCCGACGAGGTTTCATCTTCGTCTGCTTGCGAGGACTGCGACGGTTCGAGCAGCTCGAAGGCGAAGTCGAGTAGTTGTTCTGCGAAATCGTCGTCTAGTAGCAGTGTTCCCGAGTGGTATGTAGATCCTTCGACGGTAGTTAAGGGGACTATGACCGATGAACGTGACGGTCAGACTTACAAGACTGTTAAAATCGGCACGCAGACCTGGATGGCGGAGAACTTGAATTACGCATCATACACTGACGTTCCCTATGAGCATTATCCCCACACTTCCGATTCCATTAGTTGGTGCTATGACAACGATCCTGCCAACTGTGCAAAATATGGTCGCCTTTACACATGGGCTGCCGCGATGG
Proteins encoded in this window:
- a CDS encoding fibrobacter succinogenes major paralogous domain-containing protein, giving the protein MTLKKFLTIGFVAAVLVACGDDSSSATDSDEVSSSSACEDCDGSSSSKAKSSSCSAKSSSSSSVPEWYVDPSTVVKGTMTDERDGQTYKTVKIGTQTWMAENLNYASYTDVPYEHYPHTSDSISWCYDNDPANCAKYGRLYTWAAAMDSVGTWTANGKGCGFRNECSPTYPVRGVCPEGWHLPATAEFETLFTAVGEVFTTGKMLKSTSGWNWNEHDDLNGNGTDDYSFAVLPAGGRNFDGLFGDEGYDASFWSSTEDDSEYVYIMYMYHYSNDVYLGHDGKYNGISVRCVMD
- the bioB gene encoding biotin synthase BioB, whose translation is MSFVQELKNKVLNEGYETTREDAIQLLSEDLDELTKAADEIREKFHGDDFDFCSIVNARSGRCSENCKYCAQSSYYHTGAPEYKLLSADEIVADAKKKEAAGIPRYSIVTSGRTLSNRDVEQISEALRRLKKETKLSICLSAGLLNKEQFDKLKEAGLTRFHNNLETYRRHFPDVCTTHTYDDKIGALQNALAAGLEICSGGIMGLGETMEDRIDMCLDLRKLGVKSTPVNVLNAIPGTPYENLPKLTNDEFCRIVAIYRFINPKAFIRLAGGRGVLGDEGKRAFKSGANAAITDDMLTTAGVNSCKDFELVKGLGFKPHGFIE